In Spinacia oleracea cultivar Varoflay chromosome 5, BTI_SOV_V1, whole genome shotgun sequence, a single window of DNA contains:
- the LOC110776205 gene encoding uncharacterized protein: MVDVPLSKELPHCISFRDENGLMVKVALYYEWRPTLCSKCKMTGHLHEECRQGKSKRVWVQKAKQVQPDATLHTVTSLVVDPEGFQRSLRPIRVRTSPRMLHLEGGTLPTLMDRIAAWNVRGLNSLQKQNEVKHFIQKYEVGLVGLLEDKVKLPNLGKLYQKVFAKWCFTSNARYHPGGRIVVAWKAGSFNVNIVAASSEFLHCHITLVSGMPAFFCTFIYAHNEAGLRQDLWRDLNLIHTTAPWILCGDFNCVMALEERIGAPVKQCDIVDMCGCMHSRGMEDLKSVGNMFTWNNKQQGNKRVFSKIERILANQAWQDAYPDAKVCFLPEGQFDHSPGLLTMYPRVNGGKKPFKYFTMWKSSPVFSDTVKTAWSTQIGGSKMFTVDYKDKHKIYLEFLSQKDKVAWLKDGDENTALFHQSIRSRNLKNQIYSIHDMGGVWKDNPTEVADAFLEYYKYLLESKHESRTPVLKKVVQLGPVCQAHHKAILNANNTADEVRAALFSIPGAKAPGLDGFGSHFYKDSWHIVGDEVVAAVLDMLQHGKILKELNHTVITLIPKTKYPKDVTEFRPISGCNTLYKCITKVLCGRLRQVLPDLILENQGGFVHGRFIVHNIMVVQDLVRQYGRKGVKPSCLMKIDL, encoded by the exons ATGGTGGATGTTCCACTATCTAAGGAGCTTCCTCATTGTATTTCTTTTAGAGATGAGAATGGCTTGATGGTGAAAGTAGCATTGTACTATGAATGGAGGCCTACATTGTGTTCCAAATGCAAGATGACAGGGCATTTACATGAAGAGTGTAGACAGGGCAAATCTAAAAGAGTATGGGTGCAGAAGGCCAAGCAGGTGCAGCCAGATGCTACATTGCATACTGTTACAAGTCTAGTGGTGGATCCAGAAGGGTTTCAAAGATCTCTAAGACCTATTAGAGTCAGAACATCTCCAA GGATGTTACACCTGGAAGGGGGGACCCTTCCCACTCTCATGGATAGAATAGCTGCATGGAATGTCAGAGGCCTTAACTCACTTCAGAAGCAGAATGAAGTTAAGCATTTCATTCAGAAATATGAGGTGGGGTTGGTGGGGCTTCTGGAGGATAAGGTGAAGCTGCCTAATTTGGGTAAGCTTTATCAGAAAGTGTTTGCAAAATGGTGTTTCACTAGTAATGCTAGATATCACCCTGGTGGTAGAATAGTTGTTGCCTGGAAGGCTGGTAGTTTCAATGTCAATATAGTTGCTGCATCTAGTGAATTTTTACATTGTCATATTACTCTTGTTAGTGGTATGCCTGCTTTTTTCTGCACCTTCATTTATGCTCATAATGAAGCTGGTTTGAGACAGGATCTCTGGAGAGATTTAAATTTGATTCATACTACCGCCCCTTGGATTTTATGTGGGGATTTTAATTGTGTCATGGCTCTTGAGGAAAGGATAGGTGCTCCTGTTAAGCAGTGTGATATTGTGGATATGTGTGGGTGTATGCATAGTCGTGGTATGGAGGACTTGAAGAGTGTAGGTAATATGTTTACTTGGAATAACAAACAACAAGGTAATAAGAGAGTCTTTTCAAAGATTGAAAGAATCTTAGCAAATCAAGCATGGCAAGATGCTTATCCTGATGCAAAAGTCTGTTTCTTACCTGAGGGCCAGTTTGATCATTCTCCAGGTTTGCTTACTATGTATCCTAGAGTAAATGGAGGGAAGAAGccttttaaatattttactatGTGGAAATCATCTCCAGTGTTTTCTGATACTGTTAAGACAGCTTGGAGCACTCAGATTGGGGGGAGTAAAATGTTTACAGTT GATTATAAAGATAAGCATAAGATATATTTAGAGTTTTTGAGTCAAAAAGATAAAGTAGCATGGCTGAAAGATGGGGATGAAAACACTGCTTTGTTTCATCAGAGTATCAGAAGCAGAAATTTGAAAAATCAAATTTACAGTATTCATGATATGGGTGGTGTATGGAAGGATAATCCTACTGAGGTTGCTGATGCCTTTCTAGAATATTACAAGTATCTTTTGGAGAGTAAACATGAGTCTAGAACTCCAGTTTTGAAAAAGGTGGTGCAGTTAGGTCCTGTGTGCCAAGCTCACCACAAAGCAATTCTGAATGCAAATAACACTGCAGATGAAGTTAGGGCTGCTCTTTTCTCTATTCCAGGAGCCAAGGCACCTGGTCTAGATGGCTTTGGTTCTCATTTTTACAAAGACTCTTGGCACATTGTTGGAGATGAAGTTGTTGCTGCTGTTCTTGATATGCTGCAACATGGTAAAATTTTAAAGGAGCTTAACCATACAGTAATTACCTTGATCCCAAAAACCAAATACCCCAAAGATGTGACTGAATTTAGACCTATATCTGGTTGTAACACACTGTACAAGTGTATTACTAAGGTCCTGTGTGGAAGGCTTAGACAGGTGTTGCCAGACCTTATTCTTGAAAACCAAGGGGGTTTTGTTCATGGTAGGTTCATTGTCCATAATATAATGGTTGTTCAGGATCTGGTGAGACAGTATGGAAGGAAGGGAGTGAAACCTAGTTGTCTCATGAAAATTGATTTATAA
- the LOC130461676 gene encoding uncharacterized protein: protein MPIPNGLTWSLRKIWHNREVFLQASGVDQFVQAAGWKRLICNSHASPKSTFIMWLAVQNRLATKDRLIRWQLNIDGTCGMCQLESESLEHLFFSCSYSKEIWRQVLLYLGVTRAVLPWQEEVQIAVKRSRSKKKKACKYSIAFIESVYCIWLQRNFKVFRDHVDPVKTVVSNIMFNVECRLLSLKRMALIVDNMILDSWNEISYHKHMYIREDVSLVD from the exons ATGCCAATTCCTAATGGCTTAACTTGGTCtttaaggaaaatttggcatAATAGAGAAGTCTTTCTGCAGGCTAGTGGAGTTGATCAGTTTGTGCAGGCTGCAGGCTGGAAGAGATTGATTTGTAATAGCCATGCTAGTCCAAAGAGTACTTTCATTATGTGGCTAGCAGTGCAGAACAGGCTAGCTACAAAAGACAGATTAATAAGATGGCAGCTGAATATTGATGGTACTTGTGGCATGTGTCAGTTGGAAAGTGAAAGCTTGGAGCATTTGTTCTTCTCTTGTTCTTATTCTAAGGAGATTTGGAGACAGGTTCTGCTTTATCTAGGTGTGACTAGAGCTGTGTTGCCTTGGCAAGAAGAAGTCCAGATTGCAGTGAAGAGAAGCAGAAGTAAAAAGAAGAAGGCTTGCAAGTATAGTATAGCTTTCATTGAGTCAGTTTACTGTATCTGGTTGCAAAGAAATTTTAAGGTGTTTAGGGATCATGTTGATCCAGTCAAAACTGTTGTTAGCAAcattatgtttaatgttgagtgtAGAT TGCTCTCGCTAAAAAGAATGGCATTGATTGTGGATAATATGATATTGGATTCATGGAACGAGATCAGCTATCACAAGCATATGTATATTCGTGAAGAT GTGTCGTTGGTTGATTAa